Genomic segment of Pagrus major chromosome 19, Pma_NU_1.0:
CATAGAGAAACCAAACATCTCCAGAACAGAGGCTCTATTGTTCCACTGTTGCCACTATAATGGTTGTATTAGACAGATTACACAGGTGACAAGTGGAAGGTCAAAGTGCCGTGTTTAGTATTCCTACAGCAATCACTCCCTCTGTTGGATGGCACTGAACTGTGCCTGCTCACTGTAGCTTTATGCCTGAAGGCCAGCAGCAATGAATTCACACATACAGTTCAATATTTAGGGATGTGGGAAGGTTTATATTCAAGGTTCAGAGTTTATTAGAAACACGTCAAAAAGGTTTCATTATAGAAACAGGAGTTAAACACAGCTAAATACATTCTCAAGTTCTTTAACGTGCAGTAATTTGCAACAGTTATAACTTCACCACATATTTCTATTAGTCTACAACTGTGTCTACTATTAACCAATCTGTTTGAAGCAGCCAATACTGAATATAAATGCAAAACAGGAGGATTGAAAGTAAAGTGTGGCCAAAATTCAATAGTCTAGCTAGCAACATATCCTATTTGGTGACAAGTGACCagcatttttgaatgttttataaaattatTATACCATAGAAatgtgttaataaaaaaaaacacgtgtaaaaaataaatctgtagCTTAAATAGACTCTAGCTAGTTAAggctagcagctagctagcgTGAAGTCACAGCTAGCTTTAGTTTAAAGCAGATTTTTTCCAACCTGTTTCCTAAATATTGTTTGTTATACCACATAAAAAATGCAATAGCTTAAAGTAAACACAATacagtgctgcagggatgatgtaggcctatttttgtaggctagcccagaagttagcatctaatttagccacttgttagcaactgcctTTTTAAGACAAATAAACGCTGTAAAATTCAAACGTTGGGTATTTACTGccgtattttatgtcgtagaacaaaaagGGGAAATCTCTTTAACTTGTGTTGCCCTCAGattttatttcaggcatttagcTGAGGAAAAAGTAGGCCTAACACGAGTCCTGCTAAAGGTTTGTAGCCTAGATTTGAACGCTTTAAACATTTAGGATATctaatgattttatttaacaAGTTCCTTTATTCTTTTCGGAGAAGATCATGATAAATAGACATAAAGTTAAGGTCTTTAGGTTTCTCTGAGTCCACTGTTTCTGTCGATAGCCTACTGCCGTGTGACTTTGTACCGCagacatttaaattaattatagatgattaaaaaaagtgCAGTCTTGGATCGATAGTCATCTGACGCATTAAACCACACAGCAGCCTGGTGCTGTTGCAGATTTACCTGCCTACGTACAGTCAAGTAAACTTGAAAATGAAATCGTACTTCCAAATAATTCACTCTTCTTTCTCGTCCCTACAACAAATATCCATGCAGGCGACAGCCGAGCTCACACAGGAAAAGCTTTTCCCTCTGATTTTAAAATCATCTTTCTCTGTCACCTGcgtttctttctctccctgtctgaAATGACACCGCCGTGCCTCCCACCTAATCCTTTCATCCTCGTCTTTACGCCCTCCACTTGTCTTCCGCCCACACCCCTCCGGCATctatcttcctcttcctcctgcacctctcctctctcctccgctTGCTTTTAAAGATGACACAAGTCACGCTGCGAAAAACCGGCGGCGCCCTTCCTGTCCGCGTTCACGTCTATCATCTAGTTCAGCTCCCAGGTTTCTCCTCGGAGTCTCACTTCTGGTTTTTATTTAACACTGAGATACACCGCGCTGGAGCAGAGGGAACCACATAATGCTTAAAGCCTTCCTAGTTTGCCCGGGGCACCTTATCGGAATATTTTACCAcccctttattttttaaacccaAAATATGGGTATGTGGTTTAGCAGCAACCCCGTGAGATTGTGCTGTTTTGAGCAAAAATCACCTcaagttttgaatgttttctctgttttcttgtcttcttgCAGCCCATCAGCAATGCAGACTTCATTGTTCCAGTGGAGATCGATGGGACTGTTCATCAGGTACTGTTGCACTGACACCGAGGCCTTCCCGAAGTGAAATAATATGTATTAATTATAAGGTTTCCCTCGGAAGCCGTGgctccattttcttttctttcagtattttattattCTCTGTGATCTCACACAGCTACGTCAAAGTgggacagcacacacactcctccccGAATTTGGTGCTTTCTCTTTTATTCCCCGTGTCTTTGCTCGCTCTAAAGATAGATGGGCCGTGACGCGGCCGTGTCACCAGGTAAACAAATGTCACAAAGCGCGTCGGAGAGATGCTTCACTGATAAGAaatatgtgtgagagagagaaacggcAACAGAGAGGATGAAACATGTCGTGCCTTTGTTCGTACGGTGCATCGATGTTAAAGGTTTGTCCTGTTTGAAGCAGAAGCAGCCGCACTGTAGCTGCAACCGGGTTCAAGTAATCCAGGATAGGCTTTCTCTATCTGTTTTGGCCTATGCTTGATTACTTGCACTTGGGGGCAGCAGCTAACCCTCGGGGACCGACTGAAGAGAACGAAGACAAGCAGACATGGAAAATATGATCACAGGGTAATGTCTGTTGTTGCGACTGGCTGGGTCCAAAGGTTGATTTAACAAAGGAAGCCTAAGTTAAATATTGTCTAAACAAAAGTGGCAGGAGAACATTGCCAAAAAAAATagtgtgctgcagagatgacgTGTTTTTGTAGGCTAAGCTGGacgttagcatcgccctggttccctcagcAAAAAGCcgattggttgattgattttTCAAGATTTATGTTGAATAATGTAAACATAGACTTGAGGTTCTTTTAGAAAAAAGCGCCTCACTCGTGCGTCGGTGTGAAAAGCTCACTTTAAaggtgtgtttatttttgtgatgtttgtttcaggtgtacGTGCTGAAGAGGCCTCACGTAGACGAGTTCCTCCAGAAGATGGGGGAGCTCTTCGAGTGCGTCCTCTTCACAGCGAGCTTAGCCAAGGTTTGTTCACGCATTGTAGCACTAAAACAGCAAGTAAAGCCGCTTCGCACAGACTTTGCTAACCCGATGtgctttttgttggtctgttcAGTATGCTGACCCTGTGGCAGACCTGCTGGACCAGTGGGGGGTGTTTCGTACCCGGCTCTTCAGGGAATCCTGTGTTTTCCACAGAGGAAACTACGTCAAAGACCTCAGCCGGCTGGGCCGAGAGCTCAGTAAAGTCATCATCATAGACAACTCACCTGCCTCCTACATCTTCCACCCCGAGAATGCagtaagtcagtcagtcagtccaccaTTATCCTGGACTAGTGGCATGTTGTGTTTAGGTACTGGATAAAACCTTGTTAGCTGTTGGCAGAAATTAGCAAATGGTGAGCTCCTTTTGCCTGATgttattcaaaaaaaaaaagtgtttgaccCAGGACTTTAAACTAACTAGCTGTTAGCTCCATTAGCTATTAGTTctgctagctgttagctccattagctgttagctctgttagccaaGCAGGACTTCAGCTGCACGCTGGCTGCTaaaagctaacagctaactaacTCTTCTTCTGCCAATTTCAACACAGATCTGTAGTTCATAATGCAGCATTatcatggggggggggggaatatATGCACATAATATATGTTGTGCTGAGTAGCCAGCcagtaataataacatttataaCAGCATGTAGGCTACATACAAAAAGGTAAGTCTGTGTATATAAATGTTCGCTACAATGAAAGTTAACATATTGCGGTGTGGTTTTACATCCCACAAACTCCCGACTAAAAATAGGATCAAATACAGCGGTACAACAGGAACAAGTtggtaatgaaaacaataatgagGGTAAATGATGATATCTGCACGACATTGTCAGTTTTAATCTGCGCTGTCGTTTGAGATACGGCGTCGAGCCCAGAGGCAGTGTTCCCAATTTTATGAgatttctctcctctgtgcaGAAGGTACTCAGTGGAGCTGCTGCCACTCTTCATGCCTTTGATGCATTTCCCCCATTAATTATTTACACAAGACTGGCACCATCTCCTCACCTATAATGCAACACTTTAGCATGAACTGCCAGCTGAGTTTTCTCAATTGATCAAATAAATTCAACCTGTCCTCTCCCGCTCAACACTGTGTCTCATCTCTCCACAGGTCCCGGTGCAGTCCTGGTTTGACGACATGACGGACACGGAGCTGCTGGACCTGATTCCTCTGTTCGAGGGCCTCAGTAAGGAGGAGGACGTTTACAGTCTGTTACAGAGCCTGAGGAACAGGTAGCAGGCGGCGGCTTCACCTGGCTCTTCCTGTCTCTGCACAGAGGCCTCACCTCGCTGCAGCTCCCGTCCTCCAACCGGCGCTGGAAGTCCCGGCGTGACTCCCGGCGTGAGGACTTCAGGCAATCGCTCCGGACATAATCACATCTAGAGACAACAACTGTATGGATTCTCTTGGACCCTTTGTACAGGACTCCTACTGACAAATGATTatattactgtatgtacatACTATATGTTTCTAAGAGCAACACATACATAAAGTAATTTTTCTATCAGAGAGAGGAGGTTTTACTATTCTATCAAGTAATATTTTAGTTaccaaaaataatcaaaatagaCAGAACGaagagtttttttgtttctttttcgAGAAATGAGTgaccttttgttctttttttcttttgtgttgagCTGTGCTATGCAGGCTGTTGTCGTCTGACCTTTTCGTTCAAACAACTGTGATTTATCTTCTCTTACAGAATGAAGTGCCTTCATTACTGTGCTGATTTTGTTGTGTCGGGTTTATGGGGTGCACATTTTTATGCTGCATATTTACTCAAATctcccacaaaaaaaaacaaagagtatTAACTAAATCCTTAAATCCGAAGTTGGAAATGAGTCTTTGGTAATTGTTGTTTAATCTGCGAAAACAAAAGAATGATTTCTAGAAATGTATCCAGCTAGAATATTAGACCTGAATGATTCTTTACTTTTGAGTTGAGCAACATTGAATTGTTAAATTTACCAAAGATTTTTACAATTCAATGTGATTTGTGGCTGAATGACGACATTTGATCCTTGACTGTAAATTGATAATCCTTGAAGACATTGAAACCCCGCtttattattgaaaaaaaaaaaaagatgaagaagaaaccGTTGTGATGACATCACCGTCCACcaataaatgtaaaacttttgaggaaaatataataattagcTTAGATTATATGAAATTCTATTTATTGGGGAAAAGGGGTTTGGGTGCATTGTAAAGACTGCTGTTGAAATCGTACTGTACAACATTATTAAAGTTGCAGGTTTGCACACTGTCAGATTGTTTCATGGTTTACTGACTTTAACAACATGTTACCATTGAATCAAATGACTACGTCTACTGTGAAAGAGGTCCCACAGACAATTACCACCCAGCTCTCACCACTCACTtaaaggcccccctcctgaatacccagtctcctctgattggtcagctcacacacgcctgagccagcaccgcttaCAACAAcggagcagctgtgctaaatcaattcttacgcTCCAAACTAGCTGCTcgtcacagaattaaaggcgggactactgacgaggcgttttaGGAGCGgagttttctgtgggagagaggagcttctgtaggtgtggactttgaccttgttaactttcaagatcttttacatgcaccacagtctatataaaacactgagggagaggaaataactgaaaaaagcataataggtctcctttaaaggaaATGATATGCCAAATTGGTATTCACAgcatgtttctgctgccccTAGTGGCTAGAACATCAGATGCATGCTGTTCCTGACCTTGAGAAAACAGTCTCGCTCATGAGGTCCATTTTGAAGCtagtctgactcactggatgTAGACTGGCCGACTGTTTCAGTCAGCATTCTCCCTCCTTCCGATATCTGCGTGTTAGCGTTTGTAAAAGCCCTTTCTTTAcgggaaacaaaaacaacaacgcTAGCAACATAAacgctgaaaatggcaagttaccctTAGCTTAACCTGGTTGCTAACGTTATAAACCTTAACAAGCTGCAGTAGCTATTACCCTTTTGTTTTGCAAGGATTTAGCAATTGTAATGCCCGGGCTGCTTCCTCTTATGCAAATGTTCCACCAAAACAACACCCGACCACTATTTTGAAGGGGCACCCTCGCTGCATTCTGGGTTTAGTGCCGCCCAAGACAATTATGATTTGTTTAAAGAGATATTAAAAGccagaatgttttgttttttttccctcttataCTGGAAGCAgttgttctggagctttcaatcaTTACACATGATCtccatcagcagatggagtttcaACACTTTACGTGGATTTGTGTGTCGTGTGACAACAGTCCTTAAAGTGCTCAGAAAAGTCCTAAGTGTCTTCCTAAAATGAATCTACACCTACAACATGCTTTATTATAAGAGGACACCACTGACTTCTTCGACAGAGGCTCGTGCTTGTATTGTCTGCAGGGTTAAGTGATCTGCGGGTGCATTAATTACATGGATATAAACTGGTTAATGTGCAACCGAGGAGTGCTTAGCTTCATGTGATATCTTGATGTGAACTTCTGGCTTCCGCTTACGTAGCAGCCACTTTAACTGCAGCTGTGGATTAGGCATTACAGAGCCTTTTGTTCAAGCCCGAAGAACtcttgtggattttttttttccacttgtcCCTCAGATATGTGAGGACTGAAGTCCAGCACGCTGTTGACATGATCATATTTTCATGATGGATTCTAAAAATGGAAAGCTGTGGTCAAAGGTAAGAGAAACTTGCTATAAGTGTGTTGACTCATTAAGAAAACCAGGTTAGTTACGTAACAATCTGTTTCCCAGATTCCCTGGCAGGGATTGTGTGAACTATATAAGACAAAGACAAGTGTAATAAATGTATCCCTGAGCAGAAAACATCAGCGGGGAGCCTCATCCATGATTCATGCGCCAACTGCGCCGTGCAACAGAAGAAGTTTGCAGATTTTTCACACAGTTTGGGAATGATTGGCGTGACAGGAGAGCagtttcatgctttttttcTAAATCTCAAGGTTATCCTCAGCCACAATTCATTCCTCGTGTATCTTAACATACAAGTCAGTGTTTGACTAAGGATCAACAAAAGCCTCGTCCTTTCTCTTTTGTCTCAAAATCACTTAGGATGCAGCGTGTTAATACATCCCCACATTTagcaaacaaatgtaaacacaagctGCCAGTGCCGTCTCTGCAGGGAGATCAAAGCCCGGAGCTGTAAACCTCCAGTAACGTCAAGCGTTCCTCCTCGAGTGTCTGCTGTGTGAGTAGGCACAGAATGAGAGATTTAGCCACAGAAAGCCTCTGATTCCTTTCCAATAACCACTCGGAGCTCCTTGAGTCCAATTCCCCCATCTGCTAGTTGTAACAGTTGTGAAATGAATAATTGGTGTCAAGTGGCCCCTGTAATGCCCGCTGTGCTGCTGAGGGCTCGGGCGAACATAAACACGACTCAGGCTGGCTACTTAAAGTACAATCAGGAGCTCAAGTGAGGCTTGAGTCCATCTCTTTCCAGGTACTGTAGATGATTTTCTCAAGGATCCTGACTTTCCGGTGCGTTCTGCAAGTCTGGCTCCGTTCATTCAAGGCAGAATCTCCACATGGAAACACTTTTTTGTTGTGAGGGGGAACTGGAAACAATGCAAGAAGAGGCGTATTTAAAggtgcgctatgtagttttggggtaGAAATCTTTACCAGAAAGAtcttaattaacttaataaactaaataaactctttgttttaattactgaataaactgaataaacaaactgaccttaaaggacaacacaatttcatactgttttactttgtttatatgtggcggaccctgccacctttctagcttcaaactgtgtcctggggacctttttttcctctgagaacagcttgtttattcagttatggaaaaaatacgTATTTCTGAATTCTGTTTCTGAATATTgttaatgttaaaattctggttttgaatttcttc
This window contains:
- the ctdspla gene encoding CTD (carboxy-terminal domain, RNA polymerase II, polypeptide A) small phosphatase-like a isoform X1 translates to MDNTSIITQVANPKEEESISSSQDKVSQSNSSLKKHRSRSIFSPFFCCFRNYNDYHVETPPANNKTLSLPPPPEENGSPPKCDQVQVIPIPSPPAKFLLPEVSIEDYGKNCVVIDLDETLVHSSFKPISNADFIVPVEIDGTVHQVYVLKRPHVDEFLQKMGELFECVLFTASLAKYADPVADLLDQWGVFRTRLFRESCVFHRGNYVKDLSRLGRELSKVIIIDNSPASYIFHPENAVPVQSWFDDMTDTELLDLIPLFEGLSKEEDVYSLLQSLRNR
- the ctdspla gene encoding CTD (carboxy-terminal domain, RNA polymerase II, polypeptide A) small phosphatase-like a isoform X2; protein product: MDNTSIITQVANPKEEESISSSQDKVSQSNSSLKKHRSRSIFSPFFCCFRNYNDYHVETPPANNKTLSLPPPPEENGSPPKPPAKFLLPEVSIEDYGKNCVVIDLDETLVHSSFKPISNADFIVPVEIDGTVHQVYVLKRPHVDEFLQKMGELFECVLFTASLAKYADPVADLLDQWGVFRTRLFRESCVFHRGNYVKDLSRLGRELSKVIIIDNSPASYIFHPENAVPVQSWFDDMTDTELLDLIPLFEGLSKEEDVYSLLQSLRNR